A window of Pan paniscus chromosome 16, NHGRI_mPanPan1-v2.0_pri, whole genome shotgun sequence genomic DNA:
CATATCACCAGGAAGGGTGGAGGCAGGTTAGAAAAATCATCCCTTCTCCCCCACAGCCATCAGAGCAGAGCCCGATGAGCTGTAGCTCACAGGTGCCTTTAGAAGTACAATTTCATGTGAGGGCTACActggcccattttacaggtggggaaacaaaGGCCTGGAGGGATAGGGATGAGGGCAGGCTCCCCAGGTGGGGCAACCCACCAGATCCTCGAAGCTGCACTGTGGCTCGGCCAGCTGCTTGTCGAGCTTGTGGTTCTGGAAGGGCACGAGCCTCTCCTCCTGCTTTTGTAGCCTCTCCTCCTTCTTccacagcctctcctcctggtCCCACAGCCTCTTTTCCTGCTTTTGCAGCCTCTCCTCCTGCGTGTGTAGCCTCTGCTCCTGCTTTCGCAGCCTCTCACCCTGCTCCTGTAGCGTCTTCTGCTGCTCCCGAAGCCTCTCGTTTTGTTCACACAGTCTCTCCAGCTCCCGCACCCTCTGCGCCTCCTGCTCTCGGAGCATCTCCTCCTGCTCTCGGATCATCTCCTCCTGCTCCTGGAgtttctcctcctgctcctggaGTCTCTGCTTTTGTTCCTTGCTCAGGACACTCAAGGCCTGATTGTTTTCCACCTGGGATTGGAGCTTTTCCTCCAGACCTtccacctcctgcctcaggtGTTTGGCCTCATCTTGTAGCTGTTCCACCACAGAGGTCACTGCTGGGGGCGCCAGGGATAGGGGCTCAGCTGAGAAACAAAGCAGACAATAAGGGCCTCTGGATTCCCCAACCCCTCTACCcacccccacctcaaaaaaaaaaaaaaaaaaactcctcttGAGGTTTGAGGAGCTCTTGGGAAGCTCCTCTCAGGCTTCCCAAACTTGGCCTCACTGCTAATGATTCCTCACACCCGATGGTAGCCAGTTTCCAAGCCACCTTCACATAGAGAGCACTGTGGGTGGCTGACAATGGGCACTCCTCCCTCTTTGCTGATGGGGACCCTGAGGCTCATGGAGATGACAAAACTTGCCGTCTCCTGGCACAGACCTCTTTCCCTCTGCCTCAAagcccttccatccacccacctgcCTGGGGCATTCTAAGCCACCCCCACAGACCTCTGATGCCAGTCCTGCTCCCAGGTCACACCAGCCCCATCTTACCCATCTGGTTTTTGAGTTCGGAGAAGCTCCTCTTCAGCTCCTGTATCCGATGTATGTCAcgcttcttctcttccttcaatGTTCGAGCCTGCCCAAAGCACAGGGGAAAGGGCCCTGGAGAGAGGGGCTGGTGGCTGGACAGGCTACCATCTCACTCTctgcccccatctccacaaaGCCCAGACCCATGACCACCTCTGGCtgtactattcccattttacagatgcccAGAAAAATCCAGTGACCTATCTAAAGTGGGGGCTGAAGGGTCAGACCTCACCTCCACCGACATTTTCCAAATCCTCTCCTGCCACCGGGCCCTCTCTCCTTTTATGTGTTTAGTATATTCGTCCTGCTCCAGCTGGACTTGTTTTAGTGACTCTGTCACCTGCAAGAAATGGGCAGAGAAGTTAGGAAGGGCTGTCACTGGTCCTCACCTGCTCCTGGCCACCTGGGGTCATCTTCCTTCCACATCCCTCCCTCTGCAAAGCCTCACCTGTGTCACGTGTGCGTTCAGCAGTGCCTGCTCCTTTATGGTCTGCTGTAACCGCCACTGGAGGACCGCTTCTCTGCAGCTCAAGGACTGGATGGTGAAGAGTGAGAAGTTTTGATCTGGGGAGCTCAGGCAGTGCCCCTTaaaagggctagggctaggctcaaTATACATCTCGGTTAGTAAAGGTCAAGGCATTTCCAAGCCCGTGGCCTGGTTATTAAAAGAACTCAGTAAAGttggaagggagagggaaagagatggaATTTACAGCTGGctaacagaggcccagagagatcagataatattgctattgttattactgttattactacCACTGTTTGAACCATTATGGAGTGCTTCACCAGGTTCCATGCTAGcaatcccatttaatcctcacaaccaccataTGAGACAGTTACTAGGATTACCTCTATTGTGTAGATGAAAAACATCGAGTGTTCGAGGTTAAGTGCTTGCCTAAGATCACttagacagagctgggatttgaacaccCAGGTCTATCCTATTCTCTAAGCCCATTTTTCTTGctgggggtggggacacagatagGAAGGGGGAAATTAAtcttttgttcactttttgaAAGGATGATACATTCATATAGTCCAAAACTCAGAAGGTACAGAAGGGAGGTGTCTCCCAGGCACCCTGTTACTCTCTCCTGAGTTTTTTATGAATGCTTGCAGACATGTTTTTGTATATTAtcatagtacacacacacacacacacacacacacacacacacacacccctttcctCTCTCTACAGAAATGGTAACATACTAAAGGTGCTCTTCTGTACCTTCACAGAACAACTATCCAATACCCCACCtaggacttgcccaaggccacagccAGGAAAGGGCAGGGCAGGCACTTGGCCTCTGAGCTCTGCATCCAGTGCTCACTCCCCATAGTGCCCCCCAACTCACCCACAGCAGCTGACTCAGCCCCAGGCTGCCTCTAACAACCATACACAAAAGTAGTGAGAAATGACCATGCTGCCTTCTGGGCAGGACACTCCATCCTGCAGAAGGGACCTTTAGGCTCACTCCTCTATCTGGGAAGCCAGGTTTCCAGGGGATGGGGCAGCTGGTTGGACTCACCCTGTCCTCTTCCTGCTGCTGTGTAGACACAGCACAGAGAGCCCGCTCCAATTCTTGAATACGCTGTAAGGCATATTGCAGGCGGCCAGCCAGATCCTTGGACTCTTCTGTAATGAGAGAGGTTGAGATGGGGCCCAAAAGACTCCCCCTAAAGACTTGTCAAAGTGCCAGGTTGAAGGATGATGGGGTGCCCAGATTCCCACCTTCGAAGTGTCTGGCAGCACGTTTAGTATGGTAAAGGGTGGTCTTCAAGTCTGCCTTTTCCAATGTGAGGATGTTGATTGTCTGGAATTGAATGTTTGGGAGAAAAGGCAAGCAAGTgctgaaagggaaggaaagaaacattCTCCAGAGGACAGGAGAAAGCTCCCCATCCCCCACTCACCTCTAACTGCTCCGTTTGTGCTTTGTGTATTTCACTGTTTGCTTTCTTTGCCTataggaagaggaagacagagctCTTACCACAGGGAGGCCGAGATGGCACAGCAAGAGGCATGCCCCCAGAATGCCACCAATGTCCCAGGACAGGCCCACCCATGGGACCAGGTTATCAGGGACCCTATGGGGATGGGGTGGAATCTGAGGGGTGAGCCTTCTTCCCCAGGCTGGGAGTGGGCAAGATGAGACTGGCGCCTCTGCATCTGAGTGCCCCCCAAACCCAGCAGTCATGTTGTAAGCAAAGAAATCACGTTACTTCTTCCAGCTGATGTTCCACTTGTTTCTTCTGCTGTTTCTGTGGGGAGAGTCAAATTCAGGTGACTGAGAGTGGCCCCCTCAACTCTATTCCCCAGACCTGGAAGCGGTAGGCAGGGACCAGGAATGGATTTTAAAGGCAACATTCTCAGACCCAATGGCGACACGAACTGGTCAACCCTcttcaagctcccaaggacagaGGATTTGGGTCTTTGTTGGTTTTTGCCCAGAGCCACAGAACTCAAAGTCTGAATCTGGATTCTCTCAAAAGGACAGTAACATAAACCTCTAGAGAGGGAGTCTCAGGAAGGCCCACCCTTCTGCCAGCTTGTGATTTAGAAAGGtgccttcattcaacaaacagttACTGAGCACATACGGGCCAGCTACGGTTCTTCACAGCAGATATAGGATGGAAAAGGACAGACAGGAGCCCTTGGCCCTCAGGTTTCCATTCTAGGGGCCTTTAAATCTCAGACTCTCAGAGCTAACAGAGAACTTTGATGCTCTACCTCCTCCAGAAACACGAGCCCAAGGAGGACAGGTGGCTTGTCCATACTCAAAGCAAATTAGGGACTGAGTCAGGGCAGAAATACAGGGCCCCTGACAACCAGTCAGGCTAGCGCTTCCCTGAGAGGTGACAACCCCAGGGCGTGTGTGGCAAGGACTGGAGCAGGGGTGTCTGGAGAAGAGAGAGTCGGCAAAGAGGGCAGTGACAGAAGAGCCGTGCTGCATGCTCCTTGCTCTGGGGTCCCTCCAGGTGAGGCCTGGGTGCTCCAGCTCCCCATTTGCCCTTGGCACCAGGGGCCCCCAGCCCCTTTCTTCAGGGCCCCAAGGGAAAACTAAAGCCCAGGATTGGCAGCATGGAATCAGGGGACCCCACTGGACTCTTACCAATGATTCTATGTTTTCATTGAGTTGATTGATTGTCACAGAGCTTGACTCCAGGGCTACTGCTAGTTCTTGGTACTGGCTCTGAGGCACATGCAGAGAGGAGGAGTTGGAAGAGGATTGTGGGGAGAGGTAGAGAGAACAATCATTAgggctggggtgtgtgtgggCTGTCTCAGCTGGCAGAGGGTCACCCAGCCCCCACTGTGAGAGGAGGTTGGAGGGCTGGCCTGCAGAGTCACTGCACCTCGGCCCAGGGCCTCTTACTTCCAGATCCTTCAGGGTAACAGATGATGCAGgagtaataaaaatgagaaatttaaaaaaaaaacttacatggGAAATAGTTATGTATATAGAGAAAGTATAAAAACAGCaaggagccgggcacagtggctgacacaggtaatcccaacagtttgggaggctgaggggagtgaatcacttgaggtcaggagttcaagaccagcctggcccacatggtgaaactgcatctctactaaaaatacaaagattagccaggcgtggtagcaggtgcctgtaatcccagctactcaggaggctaagccaagagaatcgcttgaacccaggaggcagaggttgtagcgagccgagatcacaccactccactccagtctgggtgacagagtgagactctgtctcaaaaaaaaaaaaaaaaaaaaaaagcccaaatccCATATGCCTGCTCTGTACGTTATTCCCaaattacttttaaacttttaggtCTCACCATTTCCAAGATGATAAAAGATGCGGGGAAGGAAAAAACCCAATCAATCAAGCAGGTGAAGAAGCAGACAGAAACAGGCTGAAGGTTAATGGCAGCAACATAAAACAAGGCAGAGGCCAAGTATTCCCCAAACCAGAGAAGCCTCAGGGCCATGCGTAGCTGGAGACAGCAAGCCAGAGAAGGGTCTTGGCACTGCCTCACCTTCCACTTGTCCAATGGGGGAGTGCTACCCCATTGGAGTAGTTAAGGTTGGACACCAGCACCTGTAGAATGTCCTGAATCTACAGGAGGTGACAAGGGAAAAACAAGGGCAGGAGGTGAAAGACAGAAGTGGCTTAGAGAGAAGCAAGAAAGTCAGGGTAGGAGGAAGATGTGGGTTCAGGAAAAGGAAATGCTGAAGAAAAGCAGAGGAGATTAAAACCATGGCCTGTGCCATTCTTCCAAATGGCCACCTGCTGCCTTGCCAGGGGCAGGAACAAATAGATGGAAAAGTCCCCTGAGTGACGCAGTCACAGAGTGGAGTCAGCTGACCAATGCAGCTCTTCATATGCTCACTGGACCCCTCTCCTCAGGCCCAGGACATGGGCGATGAATCTGGTAGAGCTCCAGACCTCcacctccattaaaaaaaacagactCCTGAGTAAGAGCTCACTTGAACTAAGGGGGCTCCAGCTAAAAAACAAGTTTGAAAGACACTGATCTTATCCAGTATCatcttacagaggaggaaactgaggcccagcggAAGAAGTGATTTTTCTGTGGTCACCCAACAAGCTGGTGGCAAGTTAGATCTTCTCTTGCTCCTAGTGCCTGGGGCTCTCCTCACCACACCCTGGGCCCCCTTCAGTGACTCCTAAAGGGACAGCCTGATGGCAAGTGGCTGTACTCATTAGCCCAACTTCCCCTTGAGAGTGGGGATCAGGAAAATCAAACAACAATGATCATTTCCTGGGTATCCTGGGTGTTTACAGCAGGCCACATACTAGGGGTTaacatgaaaacaacaacaataaggaatctcatttaaacttcacaaatGGAAGTCAAACAATACTACCCCTATTTCACAGGTGGGAAAAGAGAGGCTCAAAGAGCTCAAGCAACTTGCCATAAATCAGATCGCTAGCAGATGAAGaagcaggattcaaacccagaattCTTAACCAGTACCCAGCAATCTCAACAATTACCCTCTACTGCCCCTTGGGCCCCCTGTCCCCAGGAGCCTGGCCAGCCAAGACTCACATCCCCAGGTGAGTGGCAACCACCAGAAGTGGTTGCCTCAGGGCTActgccagtttttttcttttttgtctttgctcCTGCTGGGACACCAGGGCTCTTCCTTTGCTGATATTCTTTTAGCTGTGGGAAAGAAGAGCAGTAATACTCATGAGAACTACCAGCCCCTACAGCCACACCCTCCTTACAGTTTTTGCAAAATACTCTTATACACCATCTGATTTAATGCCACCAACAACTGTACAAGGTGTTGTCACAATCACTTAGTGATTGAGAGGGATGGATATtatggctaaaaaaaaaagttgggggggtAATAATGGAACTTAAACTTGGTCTTCTGACTCCAAGctctggggttttgccatgatcaGCAGCTGCTGGGGACCAAAACCAGACGCAGAGGAAGAAAAGTAAACATTACATAGGCAGGAACTACACGCTGTGTGGTTTAGAGTCACACATCCTCAAATGTCTGTTAGTGTGAAGAAGTGCACCAGTACCTCTCAAACTTTTATATCAATGTgtcctcatggcagaaggcagcttTTTTGTTAAATCTGGGAATTTATCAGAAAGAGGACAACCCAAGTCTCATTTCAGAGAGAAGTCTGGTATACTCTTAGAAACCTATGTGAGGGTCACCCCTAAGTACATTaatgttttttctctctcaagaGAATCAAGGGAAACTGATGCTTCAGAAAGATCTCCCACATTTATCCTGTGGCACTCAATGTACCCCAAGTTGAGATGATATGAGGAAGATTCAAGCTGTCAAGTTCAGTTTCCCAAGATCTATTCCACAGAAGATGAGCAAATCTCACTTCAGAGACCACTGACTGAAGGGCAGTCTGGTCCCAGAACCGTGGAGAATTAGAATATGAGGtggagaactcagaaaaaaatgttaaagtctCTCTGGAGAGTAGAAGCCTgggagaaaaccaaaccaaacccattCTCCCATTACCACCCAGAGATACTGTCAACATTTTGAGCTCACAGGGGAAGTGTAGGCTTTTCACACTGTCGATGTCTATGTGAAGGGAGTAAGGCAGCCTGAAACCTCTTGCTCCTAGGTCCCATAGTCCCCATTTCCCTTCTAGCTGGAAATTTGTGCTGTGACCAGAGGAACCAGAAATGGGGTGAGAATGCTTAGGGGACTGGGTTGTAAGATCAAAGGCCAGTCTTGCAGCAGTAATGACAGTTCCTAGGGGGACTGTGAcatcactacattccactcctcctgggggtggggggaacctCATCAGTGCAATGGCTGAGTTGCCGATCCACGATGGGGGAGGGGGGATGTGGGGCTGGGACCCAGGTCCTTGGAGATGCCAGTCCagagagcccagggaggtcggGCTTGGGTCAGCAGGAGGGGAGAGCAGAGTCTGCTCAGGGAACCCCAGGCGTCACCAGCCCAAAGTCACCCCGGGATGACTGGCGATGCTGGGGGGTTGGGGCTGGGGGACCCAGGTCCTTGGAGAGGTGAGCCCAAAGAACCCAGGGAGGTTGGGCTTGGGGCAGCAGGACCTGAGGGCTGAATATGGAGCAGGGAGCCCCAGCAGTCATCCGCCCAAAGTCACCGCAGGGCGATTGGCGAGGGCAGAGGCCGGGCTGCTTGCTGAAGGGGCGGGGCTGACTGACAAGACTTTGGTGGGGGGAGCCCAGAGGCGCCGGGGTAGGGGGGCCCCAGCCCGGTGTGCCTCAAGAGTGGTATGGACTCTGAGAGTGGTCTTGTCATCAGGGGGGATCTCTGGCTAGGTTGGGGGGCCATGAcctttttcttggctttttacctttttcttgaCTGCTGCCAATTTGTTCCATCGAGTTTCTTCTGGCATCATGGGGTCGGGAGGGAGGTAGGGTTGGGGCCACATCAGCGAACACCTCCAGTCACCTACAAGGCTGCTGTGTGACTGAGCCAGAGGAGGCGTAACCAGGGCCACACTAGAATGCAGAATAGGGGTGTGGCCTTAATGCTCCGATCCCATTGGTCAAtgagaaagatgaaaaggaagGGAGGCGTGGCCAGGCAGCAGTGTGTCCAGAGGAACCTGTGACATCACAAGGAAAGCTGCCCATGTGACTGCTGTCCCCGCCCACTCGGGGAGAGGGGCGGGGCCTGCCTACTCCGGGAGAGGGGAGGACCGgcttttgctttaaaatgttaaaaataaactttaaaaaatatatgtgtttatactttatatatatgtgtgtcagtgtgtgtgtgtctacatgtTCCTCCAGAGCTGTCTTCATTATCCAGCTTCTATGCATGGTCTATGATTTTGGCCTACATTTTTCATCTTCAGATGGAGTATAAGAATTACCAGTATTACCCCAGTGAAGACACAAatcctataaaaatggaaaatccatAGCATGTTTGATGATTAATGAATGAAGTGGACTACATTATCCAACATTCCAATAAGGTAAAATAATCACAATGATTTCTCGGTTTTGGAAAAAACATTTCTCTTATTCTCCTAcattattaagattttttaaaaaacaagaaacatgtctaatatctttaaaaacacaaagcttttgggccgggtgtggtggctcacacctgtaatcccagcactttgggaggcctaggtgggtggatcaccttaggtcaggagttcaagaccagcctggccaacatggtgaaaccccgtctctactcgaaatacaaaaactagccaggtgtggtggtgggtacctgtaatcccagctactcgggaggctgaggcaggagaatcacttgaacccgggaggcggaagttgcagtgagccaaagtcaccccactgcactccagcctgggtgacagactgagactccatctcaaaacataaaataaaatagtcaaaaataaataaaaacacaaagcttTCCATTTAATAAGCACTCAAAGCTCTTTACTGGTTTAAAGCAAATACAAGGCCTATTTTTCTAGAATCACCTGGCCTCTCTAAGCCTTGCAAATGAAACTGAATTTCTCACTTGATACTTGGCTATGACTTGCAATCATGATAACCAAGAATTGTGTTATGTCACTGTGTATTGATTGTTACCTGAATTCCACACGAGGCTGGGATCAAGGGTTGAATCTTTCATGATTTGCTCCATAACCTGTGAGCTTCTTTTCCTACACCAAACTAAGCTTTGTTCTAGAGTTCTACAATTTACAGTTAGTAGACAAGAGTGGTTCTCAAAAATGTAGCCTCTGGACTAGCAGCACCAGCAGAACCTGAGAACTTTTTATaagtgcaaattctcaggccccaccctggaCATGGtgatcagaaactctggagtagGGCTCAGCAATCTGTGCTGCAGTCATCCCTCCAGGTGTTCAAGAACCTCTGGCATACAGCAGGTAGAAAAATATGTTTCCTCTGTAGGTCCAAAGCCAGGGATACCATATGTTCTGTCTTGATATGAAACAATGACAtgcaattaaaagacataaatctCCTTCCTATTCCCACCCTCCATccaatgtgttttgtttttatgagttaaataagaaaacaaatggcaATCAGAGATTCAGCCAAAAAAGTATGTTTACAAGTGTCAGTTCTCATCCAGCCTGATCtcacacaataccatttacaccCTCTTACCtctcaagttttttaaaaagtgtcttcaCAATGTAAGTCTCAGGCACACTAGCAGTTCTATAATAAAACACCAAGTAGATCAGAATGTCCAAACTTACTAGAGAAGAAAAGTGGAATCACTGGCTGTATTTTCAAATTGCCTTCAACAGGAAATGTAAGTTTTGAATTCTTTTCACCTTCACACTTCCAAGTTAATAGCATTAAATCAGAATACTCCATTCTTCCAAAGCCTCTAGCCAGGCAAAGTTTTACTGTATTACTTCTTGCTTTCGATAGATATAAAGCAGAGTCCTGGTAGGCACATTTTGTATGCCTGCAAAGATGCAGAAGTAAACAGTTCCATCTAttcaatattaaaacaaaagtcCTGCAAACCTCGGATGGTGAGTGTAATACTTCAGCACTAGCACCAAAGCctcaaatataaaaagatacCAATATCACCACTAGCAAACAAAATGAGCTCTCGGCCGGGAgcagtagttcacgcctgtaatcccaacactttggcaagccaaggtgggaggatcactttaagtcaggagttcaagaccagcctgggcagcatagtgaattcgcatctctacaaaaaatttcaaaaattagctgggcgtggtggcacacacctgtagtcctagctacttgggaggctgaggtatgaaaattgcttcagctcaggagtacGAGGCTGTGgtagctatgatcatgccactgcactccagcctgggtgacagggcaagatctAGATAATTACAGTCTGTCCTGCTCCTGTTtatgttaaaatgttttcaatCAGCAGgataaaaattaagtgaaatgtgACTTGGGAGCTTGGCCAGAAAATAGGCAATGGAGAAACAGGCACTTCCCACAagaataaaaatggccaataagcacataaaaaagaTTCAAGGCCAgggccgtggctcacgcctgtaatcccaacactttaggaggccgaggtgggtggatcacctgaggtcaggagtttgagacgggcctgaccaacatggtgaaatcccatctctactaaaaaatacaaaaattagccaggcatgctggtgggcacctgtaatcccagctactcgggaagctgaggcagaagaatcacttgaacccaggaggcagaggttgcagttatccgagattgcactgttgcacaccagcctgggccatagagcaagactccatctcaaaaaaaaaaaaaaaaaaaaaaaagtttcaaaagcaCTAGAAACCAAAGAAATACAATGAAAACAATGAGATTTTCTCCTTAAATATCAGCAAAGAGGACAAATGGAAGGGGGACACTGGAACTCTGCCCCTGTTGGGAGTATAAACTGAACCAATTTTTCTGCAGGATAATttgaaaatttctattaaaaatcttaaaactattttatgttattttcctccagaaattctacttctatGACTTCAGCCCCAAAATGCTTGCTTGCgtccattaaaatatatatataagaaaatttacTTCTGGGGTGGCAATGATTAACTTAATATACATCGagcttttaaaaagatgatgCCAAGGATATATTTACTGCCATAGAAATATGCCCAAAACATAGTGACAAAAGACTATATATTAcgattctactttttaaaatgttcatatgcataaaaaaatataaaaagcaacaaaCCAGAATGCTTTCAGTGGCAAAATTAAAgacttttcttcatattttgtcttccaaattattacaaaaagaaagcaattttctttatAATCAGGGAGAAgtagtattttcatttatttacatataaatttcttttcttttccttattttttctcatgtatgtatcacatgtaccctagagAACTTGAATCCCTACCTCTTGAGGTAAATCAGACCATTTCCGTCTCTATCAACTTGCCTTTTTTGGACATTTCAAatcaatggaattatacaatatgtggtctcaTGTCTGGCTTTTTTACTTAGCGAATGTTTTTGAGGTTGGTCCATGACATATAACAGGTTTTGGTAGTTTGTTCCTTTCATTACTGAGTAGAAGTCCATTGAtggatatataccacattttgtcagCAGAGAACATTTAAACTTTGCTTTTAACTTCCCGTGGTCTAAATGAAACCCTTGGAACACAGGACTTACAGCGAAAGCTGCTGTGCATGTCAAAAGAACTACTTATCAGAACCAGCTTTGTCATCAGGAGCCTGAACTGCTGcagaaatttttatcattttgcaaCTTCCTTTTTACAAGCAGCTTTTGTGCTACTACACATCAGGACTTTTGAAGCATCTGATACATCCATCTAATAAGTATGAGCATGTGTCTGAGTGGACAAGTAAAACCATCTATGCTACACTGCATATTTTTTCCTCCCCCAGACCGGACCAGGGAATCTCTCAACTTTCTAGAGTATCCTGTCTCCATTGACAAAGCTGAACAGTATTAAAGATCCTGCTGCCTTTGTTAGGCAGATTTGGAAGGGAGGCCCGACAGCAAGGGtggagaggaaaaagagagggGAGCTTGTGGAACAGGAAGCCCCCTGGGGTCCGCGCATGGCTCCCAGCTGTTGAGGATGTTGTGGATGGGGAAGTGCTGATGGTGTCCCGAGGCAAGCCTAGCACCTGCACTGGGCCCAGAAGGTCTTGACTTTGGCCCCTTACCCATGTTCCAGAAGTGTTTACAAGctggttttgcttttcttcttttcctaaataaTCATTACTTGGTAGTTAGTTATTAACCTTTCTTTGGGAGAGGGATGGGGCTTTAAAACTGAAGAacataattttcattaaaatttcaaaaatggaaaaaagttacTTTGTAAACAATTTTCTACACAAACCAAATGGCAGCTGTTGAGAATCTCAATAAAGTGTTAAATGCATTTGCTGCTGTTAgaagaaatacagtaaaaatatttaaaataaagaaaaaaatttgctggCAGTGGTACCATTTGCCCGAGGTTGGGTCGCTGTGTCATCATACTGTGGTGGGGGGTAtatgtggtgtatatgtgtgaaACTTTTCATCTCAGGATGGATCATAATGtgagctgcagttttccttccAAATAGGGTTACAAAGTAGTAAAACATGGGCTTGGAAGTGACAGACCTGAGAATCAGCCAAGCTTAAAGAAAAACccaataaaattaacttttaataatCCTGAGGTTGGTTTTTGAAACAATAGATACAATGATTTACTCTAAGCATCTGGTTATGATTTTGAATCAGTAATACATACTGTCTcgacccttttctttttttatggaaaCAGAGGTTTCACCCAGAAAACCCCAaatcagtgacttttttttttttttaagacagggtgtcactctgtcgcccaggctgcagtggagtggtggatctgagctcactgcagccttgaccttccacctcagcctcccgagtagctgggaccacaggcaccaccgtgcctggctaattattgtattttgtgtacagacggggttttgccatgttgcccagggtggtctcagacTTCTAGGCTCCAGCCgttcacccacttcagcctcccaaggtgctgtgtgtacaggtgcgagccactgtgcccaacctgcattgactttttaaaacataagttcAAGCATCTCTTCCTAACTCCTTTAATTGGAGGTATCTCTTCTCTCATTCTCCTCATCTTTGGTGTTCCCCCAGAGTTCACTGCTGTCTGGATGTACAACATATATTTCAAAGTCaaggctgggctgggtgcagt
This region includes:
- the LOC117976060 gene encoding golgin subfamily A member 6A-like isoform X1 gives rise to the protein MWPQPYLPPDPMMPEETRWNKLAAVKKKLKEYQQRKSPGVPAGAKTKKKKTGSSPEATTSGGCHSPGDSQYQELAVALESSSVTINQLNENIESLKQQKKQVEHQLEEAKKANSEIHKAQTEQLETINILTLEKADLKTTLYHTKRAARHFEEESKDLAGRLQYALQRIQELERALCAVSTQQQEEDRSLSCREAVLQWRLQQTIKEQALLNAHVTQVTESLKQVQLEQDEYTKHIKGERARWQERIWKMSVEARTLKEEKKRDIHRIQELKRSFSELKNQMAEPLSLAPPAVTSVVEQLQDEAKHLRQEVEGLEEKLQSQVENNQALSVLSKEQKQRLQEQEEKLQEQEEMIREQEEMLREQEAQRVRELERLCEQNERLREQQKTLQEQGERLRKQEQRLHTQEERLQKQEKRLWDQEERLWKKEERLQKQEERLVPFQNHKLDKQLAEPQCSFEDLNNEKKSTLQLEQQVKELQEKLDEEPAASHQNQQLETQLSLVALPGEGDGGEHLDSEEEEAPRSTPNIPEDLESREATSSFMDLPKEKADGMEQVERRELGFVQPSGVTDGMRESFTVYESQGAVPNTWHQEMEDVIRLAQKEEEMKVNLLELQELVLPLVGNHEGHGKFLTAAQNPADEPTPGAPAPQELGAAGEQDDFYEVSLDNNVEPAPGAAREGSPHDNPTAQQIVQLSPVMQDT
- the LOC117976060 gene encoding golgin subfamily A member 6A-like isoform X3 yields the protein MWPQPYLPPDPMMPEETRWNKLAAVKKKLKEYQQRKSPGVPAGAKTKKKKTGSSPEATTSGGCHSPGDSQYQELAVALESSSVTINQLNENIESLKQQKKQVEHQLEEAKKANSEIHKAQTEQLETINILTLEKADLKTTLYHTKRAARHFEEESKDLAGRLQYALQRIQELERALCAVSTQQQEEDRSLSCREAVLQWRLQQTIKEQALLNAHVTQVTESLKQVQLEQDEYTKHIKGERARWQERIWKMSVEARTLKEEKKRDIHRIQELKRSFSELKNQMAEPLSLAPPAVTSVVEQLQDEAKHLRQEVEGLEEKLQSQVENNQALSVLSKEQKQRLQEQEEKLQEQEEMIREQEEMLREQEAQRVRELERLCEQNERLREQQKTLQEQGERLRKQEQRLHTQEERLQKQEKRLWDQEERLWKKEERLQKQEERLVPFQNHKLDKQLAEPQCSFEDLNNEKKSTLQLEQQVKELQEKLDEEPAASHQNQQLETQLSLVALPGEGDGGEHLDSEEEEAPRSTPNIPEDLESREATWHFSTPLEPVPRRSRHGYVGSGRCEGCAACTWLIWWSWPGRSQRQRPQPQGGLEMSLCVGRATGP
- the LOC117976060 gene encoding golgin subfamily A member 6A-like isoform X2, translating into MWPQPYLPPDPMMPEETRWNKLAAVKKKSQYQELAVALESSSVTINQLNENIESLKQQKKQVEHQLEEAKKANSEIHKAQTEQLETINILTLEKADLKTTLYHTKRAARHFEEESKDLAGRLQYALQRIQELERALCAVSTQQQEEDRSLSCREAVLQWRLQQTIKEQALLNAHVTQVTESLKQVQLEQDEYTKHIKGERARWQERIWKMSVEARTLKEEKKRDIHRIQELKRSFSELKNQMAEPLSLAPPAVTSVVEQLQDEAKHLRQEVEGLEEKLQSQVENNQALSVLSKEQKQRLQEQEEKLQEQEEMIREQEEMLREQEAQRVRELERLCEQNERLREQQKTLQEQGERLRKQEQRLHTQEERLQKQEKRLWDQEERLWKKEERLQKQEERLVPFQNHKLDKQLAEPQCSFEDLNNEKKSTLQLEQQVKELQEKLDEEPAASHQNQQLETQLSLVALPGEGDGGEHLDSEEEEAPRSTPNIPEDLESREATSSFMDLPKEKADGMEQVERRELGFVQPSGVTDGMRESFTVYESQGAVPNTWHQEMEDVIRLAQKEEEMKVNLLELQELVLPLVGNHEGHGKFLTAAQNPADEPTPGAPAPQELGAAGEQDDFYEVSLDNNVEPAPGAAREGSPHDNPTAQQIVQLSPVMQDT